In Archangium lipolyticum, one DNA window encodes the following:
- a CDS encoding outer membrane lipoprotein-sorting protein, which produces MFRSFLACLTVGATVLGLPARAEDEALALMRKSDVQHRLPQERVRSRLMLQDQGGAQRVRQVEFITQDPEGRGDRLRVRFLQPADVKGTTLLSLQAPDEEGQDDQWLYLPSFRKTRRVGQAELGDRFVGTDFFFEDLKRREVEDYSYRLLGSEKVDGQDCHLIEAVPSAPKVVKESPYGKTHVWLRKDNLFAVRVRSFDKKLQPLKEIRMSQVRQVSGSAWRADETTVIDVQRKHRTVLTVEQRQTDFALSAETFSQHAMNVE; this is translated from the coding sequence ATGTTCCGTTCGTTCCTTGCCTGCCTGACGGTGGGCGCGACAGTCTTGGGGCTCCCTGCCCGTGCCGAGGACGAGGCCCTGGCCCTGATGCGCAAGAGTGATGTCCAGCATCGCCTGCCACAGGAGCGGGTGCGTTCGCGCCTGATGTTGCAGGACCAGGGAGGGGCCCAGCGTGTTCGCCAGGTGGAGTTCATCACCCAGGACCCTGAGGGGCGCGGAGATCGGTTGCGCGTGCGCTTCCTCCAGCCCGCGGACGTGAAGGGCACCACCTTGCTGAGCCTCCAGGCCCCGGACGAGGAGGGGCAGGACGACCAGTGGCTGTACCTGCCTTCATTCCGGAAGACACGCCGGGTGGGACAGGCGGAGCTGGGGGACCGCTTCGTCGGCACCGACTTCTTCTTCGAAGACCTCAAGCGCCGCGAGGTGGAGGACTACAGCTATCGCCTGCTCGGCAGTGAGAAGGTGGATGGGCAGGACTGTCACCTCATCGAGGCCGTGCCCTCCGCGCCCAAGGTGGTGAAGGAGTCGCCCTACGGCAAGACGCACGTCTGGCTGCGCAAGGACAACCTCTTCGCCGTCCGAGTGCGCTCCTTCGACAAGAAGCTCCAGCCGCTCAAGGAGATACGGATGAGCCAGGTCCGCCAGGTCTCCGGCTCGGCCTGGCGGGCGGACGAGACAACGGTCATCGACGTCCAGCGCAAGCACCGGACCGTGCTCACGGTGGAGCAGCGCCAGACGGACTTCGCTCTCTCTGCGGAAACGTTCAGCCAGCACGCGATGAACGTCGAGTAG
- a CDS encoding FAD-binding oxidoreductase codes for MKTAMPEWISEENGPTSADPSANVTGQAQPVRGVVRPRHVLDVLRLVRRARAKGIPLYPFSTGLNHGYGSRSPVTPDNLLVDLSALQHIRVSTRSRDGAALPVVEIGPGVTQGMLYDFLERHHPEYTFNVTGAARATSIIGNALDRGVGYLGPRKEDLFGLVAVTGEGRLFRSGFRRLRRSPLSHSHPYGLGPMVDGLFFQGNFGLVVSACFRLVPKRPVRVALSLALHRAADLPQFLDELARCKSEGLIGSVTHIANQARTHVSMAYGITRYLETECGFSAEQAERETARALRVVAPGEWTSLGGIFGNAGQVKASVREVRARLGRIARVRVISDESLARDYTVCHAGRRLPLLRANAAAIAAVRPLHGLALGIPTDVAIDNLLWRFGRPQLGAAKLDASDCGLMFINPALPMDGALVTRVVAQLEAVAREYGHTLYITINIETPTSLVAVINLLFQRSDPAATARARQCADALLACLHRHGLELYRARADTMETLIKRDPRYWQTVGELKRVFDPDGIIAPGRYAPAQDWIEARAAGQAA; via the coding sequence TTGAAGACAGCAATGCCGGAGTGGATTTCGGAAGAGAATGGTCCAACCAGCGCGGACCCCAGCGCCAACGTCACCGGGCAGGCCCAGCCGGTGCGCGGCGTGGTCCGCCCGCGCCACGTCCTCGACGTCCTGCGCCTGGTGCGACGCGCCCGTGCCAAGGGCATTCCTCTGTACCCGTTCTCCACCGGCTTGAATCACGGCTATGGCAGCCGCTCGCCGGTCACCCCGGACAATTTGCTGGTGGACCTCTCGGCTTTGCAGCACATCCGGGTCAGCACGCGCAGCCGTGACGGGGCGGCCTTGCCCGTGGTCGAGATCGGCCCCGGCGTGACCCAGGGCATGCTGTACGATTTCCTCGAGCGCCATCATCCCGAGTACACCTTCAACGTGACCGGAGCGGCGCGCGCCACCAGCATCATCGGCAATGCGCTTGACCGTGGTGTGGGCTACCTGGGGCCGCGCAAGGAGGACTTGTTCGGACTGGTGGCCGTGACTGGGGAGGGGCGGCTGTTCCGCAGCGGCTTCCGGCGCTTGCGCCGCTCGCCCTTGAGCCATAGCCATCCGTACGGGCTGGGCCCCATGGTGGATGGCTTGTTCTTTCAGGGGAATTTCGGACTGGTGGTGAGCGCCTGCTTCCGCCTCGTTCCCAAGCGCCCGGTGCGCGTCGCGCTGTCGCTGGCGCTGCACCGTGCCGCCGACCTGCCGCAGTTTCTCGATGAGCTGGCGCGCTGCAAGTCGGAAGGCTTGATCGGCTCGGTGACCCACATCGCCAACCAGGCCCGCACCCACGTCAGCATGGCCTACGGCATCACGCGCTACCTGGAGACGGAATGCGGCTTTTCTGCCGAGCAGGCCGAGCGCGAGACGGCACGTGCGCTGCGCGTGGTGGCGCCGGGCGAATGGACCAGCCTGGGCGGTATTTTTGGAAATGCCGGGCAGGTCAAGGCCAGCGTGCGCGAGGTGCGTGCGCGCCTGGGCCGCATCGCCCGGGTGCGCGTGATCAGCGATGAATCGCTGGCGCGCGACTACACGGTCTGCCATGCGGGACGGCGCCTGCCCCTGCTGCGCGCCAACGCCGCTGCGATCGCCGCCGTACGGCCCCTGCATGGCCTCGCGCTGGGCATTCCCACCGACGTGGCCATCGACAACCTGCTGTGGAGGTTCGGCCGGCCCCAGCTGGGGGCGGCCAAGCTGGATGCGTCCGACTGCGGGCTGATGTTTATCAACCCCGCGCTGCCGATGGATGGCGCCTTGGTCACCCGCGTGGTGGCGCAGCTCGAAGCCGTGGCGCGCGAGTACGGCCATACGCTGTACATCACGATCAATATCGAAACCCCCACCTCCCTGGTGGCGGTGATCAACCTGCTGTTCCAGCGCAGCGACCCGGCTGCCACCGCGCGCGCCCGGCAGTGTGCCGATGCGCTGCTGGCCTGCCTGCATAGACACGGCCTGGAGCTGTACCGCGCGCGCGCCGATACGATGGAGACGCTGATCAAGCGTGATCCGCGCTACTGGCAAACGGTCGGTGAGTTGAAGCGGGTATTCGATCCGGACGGAATCATTGCGCCGGGCCGTTATGCGCCGGCGCAAGATTGGATCGAGGCGCGGGCAGCCGGACAGGCTGCGTGA